A region of Streptomyces sp. NBC_01264 DNA encodes the following proteins:
- a CDS encoding DUF4082 domain-containing protein produces the protein MNRRTRLLRYGLFTVVAALMAAALPPSVAVAADPCGPGSNAIVCENSKAGTPMSDWFAPSAYGDIKGFPAKESVQAGETLQFKVQSPTAYKVSVYRLGHYGGDGARLMSTAAQAAQTYPANFPQSGNPAACTKKASTGLVDCGNWPVTANWTVPSDAVSGLYIVNFDQADGNGVMPYPFVVRNDSSHSDIVVQTSDQTWQAYNNYGGQDLYDGAGPAPDGRAYEVSYNRPMDIGGENGIYGSEYQMVAWLERNGYDVSYMSGIDMSTKGATQLQNHKVFMSSGHDEYWTQDQFTNALNARHAGVNQTYFAGNEVFWKTRLAPSIDGANTANRTLVCYKETKLSFPQPNGIPDPSGIWTGTFMDPASATNGRPYQPQNQVTGSLFSVNGYRSDAITVPGAYAKMRLWRNTTVANLTPSQTATFPVGTLGYEWDSDVEDAARPAGQIAMSSTTVDITDGKYRLDYGNTYGNGTATHSLVAFRDQTSGALVFGSGTVQWSWGLTNMPTGNPDDAVVTEDKRMQQATVNIFADMGVQPKSLQSNLLTATASADHTGPVITVTSPAANATVPALRPVTITGTASDSGGGVVARVEVSTDGGTTWKATTGVGSWSYKWTPTTPGSASIKVRAVDDSVNIGATTTVPLTVGPQQCPCTVWPAAAVPGTVNAGDGSAVELGVKIRSSVPGSITGVRFYKSPANTGTHTGSLWSNSGQRLATGTFTNETASGWQQLNFSSPIPVKANTTYIASYFAPNGGYSYDTTFASADAGLAPFTALKSGTDGGNGVYRYSGTGGFPSTASSGSNYWVDAVLDTATASTTPPTVTSTSPQSAATGTAITATVKATFNAAVDADTLVFTVKDPGGATVPGSKVLDVSNSATFTPSSELALGTTYTASVQVADLWGNAMAAPVTWTFTTSTSPPAVNCPCTLWGPNATPTTANVNDDTNSVELGTRFQSTVGGYVTGITFYKGPGNTGTHTGSLWSANGTLLATGTFGSETLSGWQQLHFTTPVAVTANTEYVASYHAPNGKYAVDGGYFGAAHRSYPLVAPADGGGAGNGNGLYKYGSATVFPNNTFGSVNYWVGPVFTTTPPAPLTEGSTEVPGQ, from the coding sequence ATGAACAGACGGACAAGGCTGCTGCGGTACGGGCTCTTCACCGTGGTGGCGGCCCTGATGGCGGCGGCGCTGCCGCCATCGGTGGCGGTCGCGGCGGACCCGTGCGGCCCCGGCTCCAATGCGATCGTGTGCGAGAACTCGAAGGCGGGCACACCGATGTCCGACTGGTTCGCACCCAGCGCCTACGGCGACATCAAGGGCTTCCCGGCCAAGGAGAGCGTGCAGGCGGGCGAGACCCTGCAGTTCAAGGTCCAGTCGCCGACCGCCTACAAGGTCTCGGTCTACCGGCTCGGCCACTACGGAGGTGACGGGGCCCGGCTGATGTCGACCGCGGCCCAGGCCGCCCAGACCTACCCGGCCAACTTCCCGCAGAGCGGCAATCCGGCGGCCTGCACGAAGAAGGCCTCCACCGGGCTGGTCGACTGCGGCAACTGGCCGGTCACCGCCAACTGGACGGTGCCCTCCGACGCCGTCTCCGGCCTCTACATCGTCAACTTCGACCAGGCGGACGGCAACGGGGTCATGCCCTACCCGTTCGTGGTCCGCAACGACTCCAGTCACTCCGACATCGTCGTGCAGACCAGTGACCAGACCTGGCAGGCGTACAACAACTACGGCGGCCAGGACCTGTACGACGGCGCCGGCCCCGCCCCCGACGGCCGTGCCTACGAGGTCAGTTACAACCGGCCGATGGACATCGGCGGTGAGAACGGCATCTACGGGTCCGAGTACCAGATGGTCGCCTGGCTGGAGCGCAACGGGTACGACGTCAGCTACATGTCGGGCATCGACATGTCGACCAAGGGCGCGACCCAGCTGCAGAACCACAAGGTGTTCATGTCCTCGGGGCACGACGAGTACTGGACCCAGGACCAGTTCACCAACGCCCTGAACGCTCGCCACGCGGGCGTCAACCAGACCTACTTCGCCGGCAACGAGGTCTTCTGGAAGACCCGTCTGGCCCCCAGCATCGACGGGGCCAACACGGCCAACCGGACCCTGGTCTGCTACAAGGAGACCAAGCTCTCCTTCCCGCAGCCCAACGGCATCCCCGACCCGAGCGGCATCTGGACCGGCACCTTCATGGACCCGGCCAGCGCCACGAACGGCCGCCCCTACCAGCCGCAGAACCAGGTCACCGGCTCCCTGTTCAGCGTGAACGGCTACCGCAGCGACGCGATCACCGTCCCCGGCGCGTACGCCAAGATGCGGCTGTGGCGGAACACCACCGTCGCGAACCTGACCCCCTCCCAGACCGCCACCTTCCCCGTCGGCACGCTCGGCTACGAGTGGGACAGTGACGTGGAGGACGCGGCGCGCCCGGCCGGGCAGATCGCGATGTCGTCCACCACGGTGGACATCACCGACGGCAAGTACCGCCTCGACTACGGGAACACGTACGGCAACGGGACCGCGACGCACAGCCTGGTCGCGTTCCGGGACCAGACCTCGGGCGCCCTGGTCTTCGGCTCCGGCACCGTGCAGTGGTCCTGGGGCCTGACCAACATGCCGACCGGGAACCCGGACGACGCGGTGGTCACCGAGGACAAGCGGATGCAGCAGGCGACGGTCAACATCTTCGCCGACATGGGGGTCCAGCCCAAGTCCCTGCAGAGCAACCTGCTCACGGCCACCGCCTCCGCGGACCACACCGGCCCGGTCATCACCGTGACCAGCCCCGCGGCGAACGCCACGGTGCCCGCCCTGAGGCCCGTCACCATCACGGGCACCGCCTCCGACAGCGGCGGCGGAGTCGTCGCCCGCGTGGAGGTCTCCACCGACGGCGGAACCACCTGGAAGGCCACCACGGGCGTCGGGTCCTGGAGCTACAAGTGGACCCCGACCACCCCCGGTTCCGCGTCGATCAAGGTCCGCGCGGTGGACGACAGCGTCAACATCGGTGCCACCACCACCGTTCCGCTGACCGTGGGCCCCCAGCAGTGCCCCTGCACCGTCTGGCCCGCAGCGGCCGTGCCGGGCACGGTGAACGCCGGAGACGGCAGCGCCGTGGAACTCGGCGTCAAGATCCGCTCCTCGGTGCCCGGTTCGATCACGGGCGTCCGCTTCTACAAGTCCCCGGCCAACACCGGCACCCACACGGGCAGCCTGTGGAGCAACTCCGGCCAGCGCCTGGCCACGGGCACCTTCACCAACGAGACGGCCTCGGGCTGGCAGCAGCTCAACTTCTCCTCGCCGATCCCCGTCAAGGCCAACACCACCTACATCGCCTCCTACTTCGCCCCCAACGGCGGATACTCCTACGACACCACCTTCGCCTCGGCCGACGCCGGGCTGGCCCCGTTCACCGCGCTCAAGAGCGGCACCGACGGCGGCAACGGCGTCTACCGCTACAGCGGCACCGGCGGCTTCCCCTCCACCGCCTCCTCCGGCAGCAACTACTGGGTGGACGCGGTCCTGGACACGGCAACCGCCAGCACGACGCCCCCCACCGTCACCTCGACCAGCCCGCAGTCCGCGGCGACCGGTACCGCGATCACCGCGACGGTGAAGGCCACCTTCAACGCGGCCGTGGACGCCGACACCCTGGTGTTCACCGTCAAGGACCCCGGCGGCGCCACCGTCCCGGGCAGCAAGGTCCTCGACGTGTCCAACAGCGCCACCTTCACCCCCTCCAGCGAACTGGCACTGGGCACCACCTACACGGCGTCGGTCCAGGTGGCCGATCTGTGGGGCAACGCCATGGCCGCGCCGGTCACCTGGACCTTCACCACCAGCACGAGCCCGCCGGCGGTGAACTGCCCCTGCACCCTGTGGGGTCCGAACGCCACCCCGACCACCGCCAACGTCAACGACGACACCAACTCCGTGGAACTGGGCACCCGTTTCCAGTCCACGGTCGGCGGCTACGTCACCGGCATCACCTTCTACAAGGGCCCGGGGAACACCGGAACGCACACCGGCAGCCTGTGGTCCGCCAACGGCACGCTCCTGGCCACCGGAACCTTCGGCAGCGAGACCCTGTCCGGCTGGCAGCAGCTGCACTTCACCACCCCGGTGGCCGTCACCGCGAACACCGAGTACGTGGCCTCGTACCACGCGCCGAACGGCAAGTACGCCGTGGACGGCGGCTACTTCGGCGCCGCGCACCGTTCCTACCCGCTGGTGGCCCCGGCCGACGGCGGCGGCGCGGGCAACGGCAACGGCCTCTACAAGTACGGGTCGGCCACGGTCTTCCCGAACAACACCTTCGGATCGGTGAACTACTGGGTCGGCCCGGTCTTCACCACCACGCCCCCCGCCCCGCTCACGGAGGGATCCACGGAGGTGCCCGGCCAGTGA
- a CDS encoding DegT/DnrJ/EryC1/StrS family aminotransferase, giving the protein MNQIPLVDLKAAHAEVADELRAGFDRVLADTAFIGGEEVRAFEREYAAFAGVGHCVGVANGTDALELALRASGVGVGDEVVLPANTFIATAGAVARIGAKPVLADCLPDTLLLDPQAALDAVTPATRAVVPVHLYGQCADTGALAAGLPSYAKIVEDAAQSQGASREGRTPGSGGIAATSFYPGKNLGAYGDAGAVVTDDEEAADLVRALANHGGVAKYRHDVAGFNSRLDGLQAVVLRAKLARLAGGNEARRAAAARYDALLADLAATGRLTLPVTAPGNVHVWHLYVIRVSGADRDAVVGKLNAEGIGAGVHYPAPVHLTPAFAHLGRGRGAFPHAELAADRMLSLPLFPQITAAQQQRVVVALSAALR; this is encoded by the coding sequence ATGAACCAGATACCGCTCGTCGACCTGAAGGCAGCGCACGCCGAGGTCGCGGACGAATTACGTGCGGGATTCGACCGGGTCCTGGCCGACACCGCCTTCATCGGCGGCGAGGAGGTCCGGGCCTTCGAGCGCGAGTACGCGGCCTTCGCCGGGGTCGGACACTGCGTCGGCGTGGCCAACGGCACCGACGCCCTGGAACTGGCCCTGCGGGCGAGCGGAGTGGGCGTCGGCGACGAGGTCGTCCTGCCCGCGAACACCTTCATCGCCACCGCCGGAGCCGTCGCCCGGATCGGCGCCAAGCCGGTGCTGGCCGACTGCCTCCCCGACACCCTGCTGCTGGACCCGCAGGCCGCGCTCGACGCGGTGACCCCGGCCACCCGCGCGGTGGTCCCGGTCCACCTGTACGGGCAGTGCGCCGACACCGGCGCGCTGGCCGCGGGCCTGCCCTCGTACGCGAAGATCGTCGAGGACGCCGCGCAGAGCCAGGGCGCCTCCCGCGAGGGCCGCACCCCCGGCAGCGGCGGGATCGCCGCGACCAGCTTCTACCCGGGCAAGAACCTCGGCGCCTACGGGGACGCCGGCGCGGTGGTGACCGACGACGAGGAGGCCGCCGACCTGGTCCGGGCGCTGGCCAACCACGGCGGCGTCGCCAAGTACCGGCACGACGTGGCCGGTTTCAACAGCAGGCTCGACGGTCTGCAGGCCGTCGTGCTGCGGGCCAAACTGGCCCGGCTCGCCGGGGGGAACGAGGCCCGCCGGGCCGCCGCCGCCCGCTACGACGCGCTGCTCGCGGACCTGGCGGCCACCGGCCGCCTCACCCTGCCGGTCACGGCTCCGGGCAACGTGCACGTCTGGCACCTGTACGTCATCCGGGTCAGCGGAGCGGACCGCGACGCGGTCGTCGGCAAGCTCAACGCCGAGGGCATCGGCGCGGGCGTGCACTATCCGGCCCCGGTCCACCTCACTCCGGCCTTCGCCCACCTCGGCCGCGGCCGCGGGGCCTTCCCGCACGCGGAGCTGGCGGCCGACCGGATGCTCTCCCTCCCTCTCTTCCCGCAGATCACCGCCGCCCAACAGCAGCGGGTCGTGGTCGCGCTCTCAGCAGCGCTGCGCTGA
- a CDS encoding NeuD/PglB/VioB family sugar acetyltransferase → MTAAVTGAAATEDLLIVGAGGFARETAQAVRDAAAADLAADRVPRWRLAGHLDDDPALHGREVDGVPVLGGSALVHERPDARAVVCVGSPRDYGVRARLVRRLALPESRYATVVHPTAALSGSSVLGPGTVLLAHCVLTAAVRVGAHVAVMPHVVLTHDDEVGDFATLASGVRLGGGVRLGRGAYVGAGALVREYTEVGAWSLTGMGSTVLADVPAGEVWAGSPARRLREAGGPALDELRADELETGRGPETRMGSTAA, encoded by the coding sequence ATGACCGCCGCCGTCACCGGGGCCGCGGCGACCGAGGACCTGCTGATCGTCGGCGCGGGCGGTTTCGCCCGGGAGACGGCCCAGGCCGTACGGGACGCGGCCGCCGCCGACCTGGCGGCGGACCGGGTCCCGCGCTGGCGGCTCGCCGGGCACCTCGACGACGATCCGGCCCTGCACGGGCGGGAGGTCGACGGGGTTCCCGTGCTGGGCGGCAGCGCGCTGGTGCACGAACGCCCGGACGCCCGCGCGGTGGTCTGCGTCGGCAGCCCCCGCGACTACGGGGTACGGGCCCGCCTGGTGCGGCGCCTGGCCCTGCCCGAGAGCCGGTACGCCACCGTGGTCCACCCCACGGCGGCGCTCTCCGGTTCCTCGGTCCTCGGGCCGGGCACGGTGCTCCTCGCGCACTGCGTACTGACGGCCGCGGTACGGGTCGGGGCCCATGTGGCGGTCATGCCGCACGTGGTCCTCACCCACGACGACGAGGTCGGGGACTTCGCCACCCTGGCCTCCGGGGTCCGCCTCGGGGGCGGGGTCCGGCTGGGGCGCGGGGCCTACGTGGGCGCCGGCGCGCTGGTCCGGGAGTACACCGAGGTCGGCGCCTGGTCGCTGACCGGGATGGGAAGCACGGTCCTGGCCGACGTACCGGCCGGCGAGGTGTGGGCCGGAAGCCCCGCCCGCCGGCTGCGCGAGGCGGGGGGCCCGGCGCTCGACGAGCTGCGGGCCGATGAGTTGGAGACCGGCCGCGGGCCGGAGACACGGATGGGGAGCACAGCCGCATGA
- a CDS encoding DegT/DnrJ/EryC1/StrS family aminotransferase, with the protein MSAQDAGAGAAPATPARIPVMIPWLGEEEARAAADAVLSGWVAQGPRVAAFERAFAERVGAEHGIAVSSCTTALHLSLIALDLAPGDEVVIPSLSFIATANAVRYVGAHPVFADVEEATGNLTAATVDAVRTPRTKAVIAVHQGGVPADVHALRAACADWGIALVEDAACGIGATVGGKSVGQGALLAAWSFHPRKVITTGEGGMVTTDDAAWAERLRRLREHGMNVSAAQRHASSKPIAESYLEVGYNYRMTDIQAAVGLVQLGKLDEIVARRRFLAARYARLLAGVRGLTPVRDPGHGEGNFQSYWVLLAEDFPVGRDELLAVLAEAGISARRGIMASHLEPAYAGHGAAALPVTERITRDSLILPLFHTMTEEQQDRVVAVLREQADG; encoded by the coding sequence ATGAGCGCCCAGGACGCCGGGGCCGGGGCCGCTCCCGCCACCCCCGCCCGGATCCCCGTCATGATCCCGTGGCTCGGTGAGGAAGAGGCGCGGGCCGCCGCCGACGCGGTCCTGTCCGGCTGGGTGGCCCAGGGACCCCGGGTCGCCGCGTTCGAACGGGCCTTCGCCGAGCGCGTGGGCGCCGAGCACGGCATCGCGGTGAGCTCGTGCACCACCGCCCTGCACCTCTCGCTGATCGCGCTCGACCTCGCCCCGGGCGACGAGGTCGTCATCCCCTCCCTGTCCTTCATCGCCACGGCGAACGCCGTGCGCTACGTGGGCGCCCACCCGGTGTTCGCGGACGTCGAGGAGGCCACCGGCAACCTGACCGCAGCCACCGTGGACGCCGTCCGCACCCCGCGCACCAAGGCGGTCATCGCCGTCCACCAGGGCGGGGTCCCGGCCGACGTGCACGCCCTGCGCGCCGCCTGCGCCGACTGGGGCATCGCCCTGGTGGAGGACGCCGCCTGCGGCATCGGCGCCACCGTGGGCGGCAAGTCGGTCGGCCAGGGGGCGCTGCTGGCCGCCTGGTCCTTCCACCCCCGCAAGGTGATCACCACCGGCGAGGGCGGCATGGTGACCACGGACGACGCCGCCTGGGCCGAGCGGCTGCGCCGGCTGCGCGAGCACGGCATGAACGTGTCCGCCGCGCAGCGGCACGCGAGCAGCAAGCCGATCGCCGAGAGCTACCTCGAGGTCGGCTACAACTACCGGATGACCGACATCCAGGCCGCGGTGGGCCTGGTGCAACTGGGCAAACTGGACGAGATCGTGGCCCGCAGGCGGTTCCTCGCCGCCCGCTACGCGCGGCTCCTCGCCGGTGTCCGTGGTCTGACCCCGGTCCGGGACCCCGGTCACGGCGAGGGAAACTTCCAGTCGTACTGGGTGCTCCTGGCCGAGGACTTCCCCGTCGGCCGCGACGAGTTGCTCGCGGTGCTCGCCGAGGCCGGGATCTCGGCCCGGCGCGGGATCATGGCCTCCCACCTGGAGCCGGCGTACGCCGGTCACGGTGCGGCGGCGCTGCCGGTGACCGAGCGGATCACCCGCGACTCGCTGATCCTGCCGCTGTTCCACACCATGACCGAGGAGCAGCAGGACCGGGTGGTGGCGGTGCTGCGCGAACAGGCCGACGGATGA
- a CDS encoding NAD-dependent epimerase/dehydratase family protein, whose product MSSVRGKRILVTGGAGTIGSHLVDLLVDNGAREIVVLDNFVRGRTANLARALPSGVVDLVEGDIRDISAVRKATEGADFVFHLAAIRITQCAEEPRLANEVMVDGTFNVLEAAAAAGVGKVIASSSASVYGMAESFPTTERHHAYNNDTFYGAAKAFNEGVLRSFHAMYGLDYVALRYFNVYGPRMDIHGLYTEVLIRWMERIAAGEPPLILGDGTQTMDFVDVRDIARANLLAAESDLTDEVFNVASGSETSLLELANGLLEAMGAEGLTPEHGPARAVNGVTRRLADTSQAAERLGFTAGIDLRSGLRDLVDWWRAERAADAEAATAAGAGR is encoded by the coding sequence TTGAGCAGCGTACGAGGCAAGAGGATTCTGGTCACCGGCGGAGCGGGCACGATCGGCTCGCACCTGGTGGACCTGCTGGTGGACAACGGGGCGCGCGAGATCGTCGTGCTCGACAACTTCGTACGGGGACGCACCGCCAACCTGGCCCGCGCCCTGCCGAGCGGGGTCGTGGACCTCGTCGAGGGCGATATCCGGGACATATCCGCGGTGCGCAAGGCGACCGAGGGAGCCGACTTCGTCTTCCACCTGGCGGCGATCCGGATCACCCAGTGCGCCGAGGAGCCGCGGCTGGCCAACGAGGTGATGGTCGACGGGACGTTCAACGTGCTGGAGGCCGCCGCGGCCGCCGGTGTGGGCAAGGTCATCGCCTCGTCCTCGGCCTCGGTCTACGGGATGGCCGAGTCCTTCCCGACCACCGAGCGCCACCACGCGTACAACAACGACACCTTCTACGGGGCCGCGAAGGCCTTCAACGAAGGCGTGCTGCGCAGTTTCCACGCCATGTACGGGCTGGACTACGTCGCACTGCGCTACTTCAACGTGTACGGCCCCCGGATGGACATCCACGGGCTCTACACCGAGGTGCTGATCCGGTGGATGGAGCGGATCGCCGCGGGCGAACCGCCGCTGATCCTCGGCGACGGCACCCAGACCATGGACTTCGTCGACGTCCGGGACATCGCCAGGGCCAACCTCCTGGCCGCCGAATCGGACCTGACCGACGAGGTGTTCAACGTCGCGAGCGGATCCGAGACCAGCCTGCTCGAGCTGGCCAACGGGCTCCTGGAGGCCATGGGCGCCGAGGGCCTGACGCCGGAGCACGGGCCGGCCCGCGCCGTGAACGGGGTGACCCGCCGGCTCGCCGACACCTCGCAGGCCGCCGAGCGCCTCGGCTTCACGGCCGGGATCGACCTGCGCAGCGGGCTGCGGGACCTGGTCGACTGGTGGCGGGCCGAGCGCGCCGCGGACGCGGAGGCCGCGACGGCCGCCGGAGCCGGCCGATGA
- a CDS encoding Gfo/Idh/MocA family protein — protein MKDTAKDAGRDAAGAGAGGGRTEPLGVAVVGAGYWGPNLVRNFQSSPEFRLRWLCDLNVDRARQVLGGYSTVQATADYAAVLADPEVKAVAVATPAGTHLDVALAALRAGKHVLVEKPLAATYEDGLRLVNEAEERGLTLMCDHTYCYTPAVARIRDMVRSGELGDIQFVDSVRINLGLVQKDIDVLWDLAPHDLSVLDFILPDNVHPVAVAAHGADPIGAGQSCVAYLTLQLNTGAIAHVHVNWLSPVKVRTTMVGGSKRTLVWDDLNPTQRVAVFDRGVDLTAPQEIGADERRDMLVSYRTGDMVAPALGEKEALRSMVEEFAASIRTGRAPLTDGRAGLQVLDILEAASRSLEFKGAVVGLRTGR, from the coding sequence GTGAAGGACACCGCGAAGGACGCCGGGCGGGACGCCGCGGGCGCAGGTGCGGGTGGCGGACGGACCGAGCCGTTAGGGGTCGCCGTCGTCGGAGCGGGCTACTGGGGCCCCAATCTCGTCCGCAACTTCCAGTCCAGTCCGGAGTTCAGGCTCCGCTGGCTCTGTGATCTGAACGTGGACCGGGCCCGGCAGGTGCTCGGCGGTTACTCGACGGTCCAGGCGACCGCGGACTACGCGGCGGTGCTGGCCGACCCCGAGGTGAAGGCCGTCGCCGTGGCGACCCCGGCCGGTACCCACCTGGACGTGGCGCTGGCCGCCCTGCGCGCCGGCAAGCACGTCCTCGTGGAGAAGCCGCTCGCCGCCACCTACGAGGACGGGCTGCGGCTGGTGAACGAGGCCGAGGAACGCGGTCTCACCCTGATGTGCGACCACACCTACTGCTACACCCCGGCCGTGGCCCGCATCCGGGACATGGTCCGCTCCGGCGAACTCGGCGACATCCAGTTCGTGGACTCGGTCAGGATCAACCTCGGACTGGTCCAGAAGGACATCGACGTCCTGTGGGACCTGGCCCCCCACGACCTCTCGGTGCTCGACTTCATCCTCCCGGACAACGTCCACCCGGTCGCGGTCGCCGCCCACGGGGCCGACCCGATAGGCGCCGGCCAGTCCTGCGTGGCCTATCTGACGCTCCAGCTGAACACGGGCGCCATCGCGCACGTCCACGTCAACTGGCTCTCCCCGGTGAAGGTCCGCACCACGATGGTCGGCGGCTCCAAGCGCACCCTGGTGTGGGACGACCTCAACCCCACCCAGCGCGTCGCGGTGTTCGACCGGGGCGTCGACCTCACGGCCCCGCAGGAGATCGGCGCGGACGAGCGCCGCGACATGCTCGTCTCCTACCGGACCGGCGACATGGTGGCACCCGCGCTCGGCGAGAAGGAGGCCCTGCGCAGCATGGTCGAGGAGTTCGCCGCGTCGATCAGGACGGGACGGGCGCCGCTCACCGACGGGCGGGCCGGGCTCCAGGTCCTCGACATCCTCGAAGCGGCCTCCCGCAGCCTGGAGTTCAAGGGCGCCGTCGTCGGACTGCGCACCGGCCGTTGA
- a CDS encoding glycosyltransferase, translating to MTSIVIPAHNEGRVIGRLLDALLSDPSAAPATGPDIVVVCNGCTDDTAAVAAARGSRVRVVEIPTPSKHTALRVGDKHAHGFPRLYVDADVVVGAADVRALADALAGSPALLATAPGRDIPLTGCAWPVRAYYRVWQLLPAVREGLFGRGVIAVSEAGHARLAALPPLMADDLAASLAFAPGERQVVESARVVVLPPRTWGDLIKRRVRAATSSAELERFQASRPSGPEAAAPSARTGTGDLRALLRAQPRLLPGMVVFVVAALAARRGSRKAIRSGDFSTWLRDESSRQG from the coding sequence GTGACCAGCATCGTGATCCCGGCCCACAACGAGGGGCGGGTCATCGGCCGGCTCCTCGACGCGCTCCTGTCCGACCCGTCCGCGGCCCCGGCCACCGGGCCCGACATCGTCGTGGTGTGCAACGGCTGTACGGACGACACCGCCGCAGTGGCCGCCGCCCGTGGCTCCCGCGTACGGGTGGTCGAGATCCCGACTCCTTCCAAACACACGGCACTTCGGGTGGGGGACAAGCACGCGCACGGTTTCCCCCGCCTCTACGTGGACGCCGACGTGGTGGTCGGCGCGGCCGACGTACGGGCCCTGGCCGACGCCCTCGCCGGCAGCCCGGCCCTCCTGGCCACGGCCCCCGGGCGGGACATTCCGCTTACCGGCTGCGCCTGGCCCGTCCGGGCGTACTACCGGGTCTGGCAGCTGCTCCCGGCCGTTCGCGAGGGGCTGTTCGGGCGCGGGGTCATCGCCGTGTCCGAGGCGGGGCACGCCCGGCTCGCCGCCCTGCCTCCGCTGATGGCCGACGATCTGGCCGCGTCCCTGGCCTTCGCGCCGGGAGAGCGGCAGGTGGTGGAGTCGGCCAGGGTCGTGGTCCTGCCACCGCGCACCTGGGGCGACCTGATCAAACGCCGGGTGCGGGCGGCGACTTCCTCCGCCGAACTGGAGCGGTTCCAGGCGTCACGGCCCTCCGGACCGGAGGCGGCCGCACCGTCCGCGCGCACCGGCACGGGGGACCTGCGGGCACTGCTCCGGGCCCAACCACGGCTGCTCCCGGGGATGGTGGTGTTCGTCGTCGCCGCCCTCGCGGCCCGCCGCGGCTCCCGCAAGGCCATCCGGAGCGGGGACTTCTCCACCTGGCTGCGCGACGAGAGCAGCCGCCAGGGCTGA
- a CDS encoding MFS transporter, with protein sequence MYLADRSAPEDAKTTADGSSVRAPAVASTVLALGTVSLITDVSSEMVTAVLPLYLVAGLGLSPLGFGALDGLYNGVSALVQLTGGHLADRIRNHKLIAGIGYGLSALCKPLLLLAHSLGPVALILALERTGKGLRTAPRDALISLSTPPELQGRAFGVHRTMDTTGALLGPLAAFFILSLTVDGYDAVFGVSACVAALGVVVLLLFVPSGAQPRPARPARRKPAAPPVPVPASRRPSAPKPDAVNLRDALGLLRLPRLRALAGCAALLGLTTVSDAFLYLLLQDRTGIGERWFPLLPLGTAAVFLLLAVPAGALADRVGRRTVFLAGHALLLAGYGLLLWAPGLPALPYLVLALHGMFYAATDGVLPAAVAATVPAKLRATGIALVGTGQALSRFGCSLAFGAAWTVLGSGQALAAAAAGLCCCAAVAGFVLRPTAQDGDTAGAPQSRRPRGHR encoded by the coding sequence ATGTACCTCGCGGACCGCTCCGCGCCCGAGGACGCGAAGACCACCGCCGACGGATCCTCCGTCCGCGCACCCGCGGTCGCCTCGACCGTCCTCGCACTGGGCACGGTCAGCCTGATCACCGATGTCTCCTCCGAGATGGTCACCGCCGTCCTGCCGCTCTACCTCGTCGCCGGACTGGGCCTGAGCCCGCTCGGCTTCGGCGCGCTCGACGGCCTGTACAACGGGGTCAGCGCGCTGGTGCAGCTGACCGGCGGCCACCTCGCCGACCGCATCCGCAACCACAAGCTCATCGCCGGCATCGGCTACGGCCTCTCCGCCCTGTGCAAGCCGCTGCTCCTGCTCGCCCACAGCCTCGGCCCGGTGGCACTGATCCTGGCCCTGGAACGCACCGGAAAGGGCCTGCGCACCGCCCCGCGCGACGCGCTCATCTCCCTGTCCACGCCTCCGGAGTTGCAGGGGCGGGCCTTCGGGGTCCACCGCACCATGGACACCACCGGGGCCCTGCTCGGGCCGCTCGCCGCGTTCTTCATCCTGAGCCTGACCGTCGACGGGTACGACGCCGTCTTCGGGGTCAGCGCCTGTGTGGCCGCCCTCGGTGTCGTGGTGCTCCTGCTGTTCGTCCCGTCCGGCGCGCAGCCGCGGCCCGCCCGCCCGGCCCGCCGGAAGCCCGCCGCTCCCCCGGTACCCGTACCGGCTTCGCGGCGGCCCTCCGCCCCGAAGCCGGACGCGGTGAACCTGCGCGACGCCCTGGGCCTGCTGCGGCTGCCCCGGTTGCGCGCCCTGGCGGGCTGCGCGGCCCTGCTCGGGCTCACCACCGTCAGCGACGCCTTCCTGTACCTGCTGCTCCAGGACCGCACCGGCATCGGCGAGCGCTGGTTCCCGCTGCTCCCCCTGGGCACCGCGGCCGTGTTCCTGCTGCTGGCCGTCCCGGCGGGCGCCCTCGCGGACCGCGTCGGACGCCGCACCGTGTTCCTCGCCGGGCACGCCCTCCTGCTGGCCGGGTACGGGCTGCTCCTGTGGGCCCCCGGCCTGCCCGCGCTCCCCTACCTGGTCCTCGCCCTGCACGGCATGTTCTACGCCGCCACCGACGGGGTGCTGCCCGCCGCCGTGGCCGCGACCGTCCCCGCGAAGCTGCGGGCCACCGGCATCGCGCTCGTGGGCACCGGCCAGGCCCTGTCCCGTTTCGGCTGCTCCCTGGCCTTCGGCGCCGCGTGGACGGTCCTGGGCTCGGGACAGGCGCTCGCCGCCGCCGCGGCCGGCCTGTGCTGCTGCGCGGCCGTCGCCGGATTCGTACTCCGCCCCACGGCCCAGGACGGCGACACCGCCGGGGCCCCGCAATCCCGACGCCCCCGAGGACACCGATGA